From Staphylococcus sp. M0911, a single genomic window includes:
- a CDS encoding phytoene/squalene synthase family protein — MTTVNESYKYCHQIMKKHSKSFSYAFDLLPESERRAVWSVYAVCRIIDDSIDEEQNPQKLQAIKEDIQLIQSQQVDSPNQFKSNQRIMLAFYDTSQNYKMEYQSFYNLIESVFEDEHFEMFVNDEELMRYCYGVAGTVGEVLSPILTEQPSDETYEVARELGEALQLTNILRDVGEDFEKGRIYFSQEMLNQYDVNIEDVYQHQPTDNYIKLWEHYAQIAEKDYQFALDHLHVFKPEARSIIELAARIYKGIIDEVREYGYPLHRRVYISRLDKLHIYRQVKDKYNK, encoded by the coding sequence ATGACAACGGTCAATGAGAGTTATAAATATTGTCATCAAATAATGAAAAAGCATTCTAAAAGTTTTTCTTATGCGTTTGACTTATTACCAGAAAGTGAGAGGCGTGCTGTCTGGTCAGTATATGCGGTTTGTAGAATTATAGATGATAGTATTGATGAAGAACAAAATCCTCAAAAATTACAAGCTATTAAAGAAGATATTCAACTGATTCAGTCACAACAAGTTGATTCACCGAATCAATTCAAGAGTAATCAACGTATTATGTTAGCTTTTTACGATACATCTCAAAATTACAAAATGGAGTATCAATCTTTCTATAATTTAATAGAATCTGTATTTGAAGATGAACATTTTGAAATGTTCGTTAATGATGAGGAATTAATGAGATATTGCTATGGTGTAGCTGGGACAGTTGGAGAGGTACTATCACCTATTCTGACTGAACAACCGAGTGATGAAACATATGAAGTAGCACGTGAATTAGGAGAGGCATTGCAATTAACTAATATCTTACGAGATGTAGGGGAAGATTTTGAAAAGGGTCGTATTTATTTTAGTCAAGAGATGTTAAATCAATATGATGTAAATATTGAAGACGTTTATCAACATCAGCCAACTGATAATTATATTAAATTATGGGAACATTATGCTCAAATTGCAGAAAAGGATTATCAATTTGCATTAGATCATTTACATGTTTTTAAGCCGGAAGCTAGATCAATTATCGAATTAGCGGCACGTATATACAAAGGTATTATAGATGAAGTTCGTGAATATGGTTATCCATTACATCGAAGAGTATATATATCAAGGTTGGATAAGTTACACATCTACAGACAAGTTAAAGATAAATATAATAAATAG